One stretch of Aeromicrobium fastidiosum DNA includes these proteins:
- a CDS encoding NADH-quinone oxidoreductase subunit J has protein sequence MTTFWILAPIMVIAALGLIFARKAVHAALALAVVMISLAVLYAAQGAPFLFAVQIIVYTGAIMMLFLFVLMLVGVDTSESLRETIGGQRLAATAVGLSFGIVMVTVVGQGVSSSVVGLKDANAGGNVEGLAALMFGPYILAVQFTAALLITAVLGAMVMAHHESLVPRRTQADLARQRMRDYAESGVHPGNAPTPGVFARHNAVDTPALLPDGSPLEASISDSIIGRGQVRDGYDEAVEEMTQQLEASDGERDEDGDGK, from the coding sequence GTGACGACCTTCTGGATCCTCGCGCCGATCATGGTGATCGCCGCGCTGGGACTCATCTTCGCCCGCAAGGCCGTGCACGCGGCGCTCGCGCTGGCCGTCGTCATGATCAGCCTCGCCGTCCTCTACGCCGCGCAGGGCGCACCCTTCCTGTTCGCGGTGCAGATCATCGTCTACACCGGCGCGATCATGATGCTGTTCCTGTTCGTCCTGATGCTCGTGGGCGTCGACACCTCGGAGTCGCTGCGCGAGACGATCGGCGGCCAGCGGCTCGCCGCGACCGCGGTCGGCCTGTCGTTCGGCATCGTCATGGTGACGGTCGTGGGCCAGGGCGTGTCATCCTCGGTCGTGGGGCTCAAGGACGCCAATGCCGGCGGCAACGTCGAGGGCCTCGCCGCCTTGATGTTCGGGCCCTACATCCTCGCGGTGCAGTTCACCGCGGCGCTGCTCATCACGGCGGTGCTCGGGGCCATGGTCATGGCGCACCACGAGAGCCTCGTGCCGAGGCGGACGCAGGCCGATCTGGCCCGTCAGCGCATGCGCGACTATGCCGAGTCGGGCGTCCACCCCGGCAACGCGCCCACCCCCGGCGTCTTCGCGCGGCACAACGCCGTCGACACCCCGGCCCTGCTGCCCGATGGCAGCCCGCTGGAGGCGTCGATTTCCGACAGCATCATCGGACGCGGGCAGGTGCGCGACGGCTACGACGAGGCGGTCGAGGAGATGACGCAGCAGCTCGAGGCGTCCGACGGCGAGCGCGACGAGGACGGTGACGGCAAGTGA
- the nuoI gene encoding NADH-quinone oxidoreductase subunit NuoI, with protein MTNPVKETLWDPIAGFGVTFRTMFRKPVTEQYPFTKVPTAPRFHGRHQLNRWPDGLEKCIGCELCAWACPADAIYVEGASNIDDADGSGRFSPGERYGRVYQINYLRCILCGLCIEACPTRALTMTNEYELANDNRADLIWEKGDLLAPLLPGMVEPPHEMMISDDHHDYYRGKQLPIVAVSAGSPASTGETTGVGGEE; from the coding sequence CATCGCCGGCTTCGGCGTGACGTTCCGGACGATGTTCCGCAAGCCCGTCACCGAGCAGTACCCGTTCACCAAGGTGCCGACCGCGCCGCGCTTCCACGGCCGCCACCAGCTCAACCGCTGGCCCGACGGCCTCGAGAAGTGCATCGGCTGCGAGCTGTGCGCGTGGGCCTGCCCGGCCGATGCGATCTACGTCGAGGGCGCGTCCAACATCGACGACGCCGACGGCTCCGGGCGCTTCAGCCCGGGGGAGCGGTACGGCCGCGTCTACCAGATCAACTACCTGCGCTGCATCCTGTGCGGGCTGTGCATCGAGGCGTGCCCGACGCGTGCGCTGACCATGACCAACGAGTACGAGCTGGCCAACGACAACCGCGCCGACCTCATCTGGGAGAAGGGCGACCTGCTCGCCCCGCTGCTGCCGGGCATGGTCGAGCCGCCGCACGAGATGATGATCAGCGACGACCACCACGACTACTACCGCGGCAAGCAGCTGCCCATCGTCGCGGTGTCGGCGGGTTCGCCAGCCTCAACGGGCGAGACGACGGGCGTGGGGGGCGAGGAGTGA
- the nuoK gene encoding NADH-quinone oxidoreductase subunit NuoK, giving the protein MILFTIGAVGVLVRRNAIIVFMCVELMLNATNLAFVSFSRQHGNLDGQLAAFFVMVVAAAEVVIGLSIIISIYRARRTTSVDDASLLKS; this is encoded by the coding sequence ATGATCCTGTTCACGATCGGAGCCGTCGGCGTCCTCGTGCGGCGCAACGCGATCATCGTGTTCATGTGCGTCGAGCTGATGCTCAACGCCACCAACCTGGCGTTCGTGAGCTTCTCGCGCCAGCACGGCAACCTCGACGGCCAGCTCGCCGCCTTCTTCGTGATGGTCGTGGCCGCCGCCGAGGTCGTCATCGGCCTGTCCATCATCATCTCCATCTACCGCGCGCGACGGACGACCTCGGTCGACGACGCGAGCCTGCTGAAGTCCTAG
- the nuoL gene encoding NADH-quinone oxidoreductase subunit L, whose translation MFDLQWLLIAIPLASGALLLIWGKESDRFGHLIGTAASAASFVLGVVLFVALLGDAADDRSHATSLFTWIDAGTFHVEMSFVYDQLSALFVLLITGVGTLIHVYSIGYMEHDERRRRFFAFLNLFIAAMLTLVLAGDYLVLFLGWEGVGLASYLLIGFWQHKPSAAAAAKKAFVVNRVGDIGMALAIMLMFAQFGTSAIAAVNAAAPGATDAVTTSLGLLLLLGACGKSAQVPLQSWLLDAMEGPTPVSALIHAATMVTAGVYLVVRSNAIFDASEVARTAVMIVGLVTLLAGAWIGCAKDDIKKALAGSTMSQIGYMMLAAGLGPAGYAFAIFHLITHGFFKANMFLGAGSVMHGMTGPDGEGDVDMRHYGGLRTMMPVTFATFALGYLAIIGFPGFSGFWSKDKIIETAFGENLWVGLGALLGAGVTAFYMTRLMMMTFFGEQRWKDDIHPHESPRVMTWPLIALGALSLLGGVLLIGDWIVEWLEPVVGHGEHHELTIPAIALTVIITLVAASGVALGYITYGTRPIAAETPADSSVSVLARVGRHELYGNEINDAVVVRPTRHLTRFLVWFDGKGIDGFVTGLADRLGDTSQFLRKPQTGFVRSYALTMFAGVAIVVLCLLAVTLA comes from the coding sequence GTGTTCGATCTTCAGTGGCTGCTCATCGCCATTCCCCTCGCCTCCGGTGCCCTGCTGCTCATCTGGGGCAAGGAGTCCGACCGTTTCGGCCACCTCATCGGCACCGCGGCGTCCGCGGCCTCGTTCGTGCTCGGCGTGGTGCTGTTCGTCGCCCTGCTGGGTGACGCCGCCGACGACCGGTCGCACGCCACGTCGCTGTTCACCTGGATCGACGCCGGCACGTTCCACGTCGAGATGAGCTTCGTGTACGACCAGCTGTCGGCGCTGTTCGTCCTGCTCATCACGGGCGTCGGCACGCTGATCCACGTCTACTCGATCGGCTACATGGAGCACGACGAGCGGCGACGCCGGTTCTTCGCGTTCCTCAACCTGTTCATCGCCGCGATGCTGACGCTGGTGCTGGCCGGCGACTACCTCGTGCTGTTCCTCGGCTGGGAGGGCGTCGGCCTGGCCTCGTACCTGCTGATCGGCTTCTGGCAGCACAAGCCCAGCGCCGCTGCTGCCGCCAAGAAGGCCTTCGTCGTCAACCGGGTCGGCGACATCGGCATGGCCCTGGCGATCATGCTGATGTTCGCCCAGTTCGGCACCTCGGCGATCGCGGCGGTCAACGCCGCAGCGCCCGGTGCCACCGACGCCGTCACGACCTCACTGGGCCTGCTGCTCCTGCTCGGCGCGTGCGGCAAGTCGGCGCAGGTGCCCCTGCAGAGCTGGCTGCTCGACGCGATGGAGGGCCCCACCCCGGTGTCGGCCCTGATCCACGCGGCCACGATGGTCACCGCCGGCGTCTACCTCGTGGTGCGCAGCAACGCGATCTTCGACGCCTCCGAGGTGGCCCGCACCGCGGTCATGATCGTCGGTCTCGTGACGCTGCTCGCGGGTGCCTGGATCGGTTGCGCGAAGGACGACATCAAGAAGGCGCTGGCCGGCTCGACGATGAGCCAGATCGGCTACATGATGCTCGCCGCGGGACTCGGCCCCGCCGGCTACGCGTTCGCGATCTTCCACCTCATCACGCACGGCTTCTTCAAGGCCAACATGTTCCTCGGTGCCGGGTCGGTCATGCACGGCATGACTGGGCCCGACGGTGAGGGCGACGTCGACATGCGGCACTACGGCGGCTTGCGCACGATGATGCCGGTCACGTTCGCGACGTTCGCCCTCGGCTATCTAGCGATCATCGGCTTCCCGGGGTTCTCCGGCTTCTGGTCCAAGGACAAGATCATCGAGACCGCGTTCGGCGAGAACCTCTGGGTGGGGCTGGGTGCCCTGCTGGGTGCCGGCGTCACGGCGTTCTACATGACGCGCCTCATGATGATGACGTTCTTCGGCGAGCAGCGCTGGAAGGACGACATCCATCCGCATGAGTCCCCGAGGGTCATGACCTGGCCGCTCATCGCGCTCGGAGCGCTGTCGCTGCTGGGCGGCGTGCTGCTGATCGGCGACTGGATCGTCGAGTGGCTCGAGCCCGTCGTCGGCCACGGCGAGCACCACGAGCTGACGATCCCGGCCATCGCGTTGACCGTCATCATCACGCTCGTCGCCGCCTCGGGCGTCGCGCTGGGCTACATCACGTACGGCACGAGGCCCATCGCGGCCGAGACACCGGCCGACAGCTCGGTGTCGGTCCTCGCCCGCGTCGGCCGCCACGAGCTGTACGGCAACGAGATCAACGACGCCGTCGTCGTCCGTCCGACCCGTCACCTGACCCGCTTCCTGGTCTGGTTCGACGGCAAGGGCATCGACGGCTTCGTCACCGGCCTGGCCGACCGCCTCGGCGACACCTCGCAGTTCCTGCGCAAGCCGCAGACCGGCTTCGTCCGTTCCTATGCCCTCACGATGTTCGCTGGCGTGGCCATCGTCGTCCTGTGCCTCCTGGCGGTGACCCTCGCATGA